A genomic stretch from bacterium includes:
- a CDS encoding enoyl-CoA hydratase/isomerase family protein — translation MGHAVAPPFFSAEGLGAFLLAPDAGERLAPLAGEDGVSGPGALVLDLRATSEAEAERVGASLRERLPILPAVTIALSPTEDAPVRDGLAACCDVDLASEEAVVALFEAFRPTPVAALADAQLLRGAPRRTIHEALVAESFVYSTLQSGSEFERQLSAWRKRKGKRRKASDAGPAVRMDRDRDRLEIHFVRAGKHNAFSRAMRDGLCEALQLALADPSIEEVVLSGEGPSFCSGGDLDEFGSFPDPAEAHAIRTTRSPALLLSQLADRVRVEVHGACIGAGAELPAFTGRVVAEEDAYFQLPEVGLGLVPGAGGTASLPLRIGRQRTAWLGLSGERIDARTALDWGLVDEVRLGQHVDPA, via the coding sequence ATGGGTCACGCGGTCGCGCCGCCGTTCTTCTCGGCCGAGGGCCTCGGGGCCTTCCTCCTGGCTCCGGATGCCGGCGAGCGGCTCGCGCCCCTCGCCGGGGAAGACGGCGTCTCCGGGCCTGGCGCGCTGGTCCTGGATCTGCGCGCGACGAGCGAGGCGGAGGCGGAACGGGTGGGGGCGTCGCTGCGCGAGCGCCTGCCGATCCTGCCGGCGGTCACGATCGCGCTCTCGCCGACGGAGGACGCGCCGGTCCGGGACGGACTCGCGGCATGCTGCGACGTCGACCTCGCGTCGGAGGAGGCGGTCGTCGCCCTCTTCGAGGCCTTTCGACCGACGCCGGTCGCCGCGCTCGCCGATGCGCAGCTGCTGCGCGGCGCGCCGCGGCGAACGATCCACGAGGCGCTCGTCGCGGAGTCCTTCGTCTACTCCACCCTGCAATCGGGCAGCGAGTTCGAGCGCCAGCTCTCCGCCTGGCGCAAGCGCAAGGGCAAGCGCAGGAAGGCGTCGGATGCGGGGCCGGCCGTGCGCATGGATCGCGATCGCGATCGCCTCGAGATCCATTTCGTGCGCGCCGGAAAACACAACGCGTTCTCCCGCGCGATGCGCGACGGGCTCTGCGAGGCGCTTCAGCTCGCGCTCGCCGATCCCTCGATCGAAGAGGTCGTGCTCTCGGGGGAGGGACCGTCGTTCTGCAGCGGGGGCGACCTCGACGAGTTCGGCTCCTTTCCGGACCCGGCGGAGGCCCACGCGATTCGAACGACGCGGAGCCCGGCGCTCCTGCTCTCGCAGCTCGCCGATCGGGTGCGGGTCGAGGTGCACGGTGCGTGCATCGGCGCGGGCGCCGAGCTGCCCGCCTTTACCGGGCGGGTCGTCGCGGAGGAGGATGCGTACTTCCAGCTCCCCGAAGTCGGGCTCGGACTGGTGCCCGGCGCCGGCGGGACGGCCAGTCTGCCGCTTCGGATCGGCCGACAGCGCACGGCCTGGCTCGGCTTGTCCGGAGAACGGATCGACGCCCGGACGGCCCTCGATTGGGGGCTGGTCGACGAGGTGCGCCTCGGGCAGCATGTCGACCCCGCGTAG